The following are from one region of the Melospiza melodia melodia isolate bMelMel2 chromosome 16, bMelMel2.pri, whole genome shotgun sequence genome:
- the IL13RA2 gene encoding interleukin-13 receptor subunit alpha-2, with protein sequence MAPWRLPLLVALLWGWLLASSSSSPSTVAPPQDLQITDPGLLGSLDVEWKPPPHAQTLQECTVKYKLEYHSTGDRDWKVIFTRKLKLRVGFDLSRTAEVRLQTLLKGRCTGDVEVQSDWIYATFQIPPQGKLESEVQNFKCIYHDWEYLKCTWQPGLLTPRGAHYGLYYWYEGLEQTTQCAQYIQEQGLNLGCVLHNLSQAEYRDLHICVNGSAAAAQLRPLYSTLRLHNLAQPSAPEQLQLSLSAAQELRAAWSPPGGRVPPHCLEYEVQVAEDAAAWAFVSTQMETAVTISRANQSHVSCVRVRGRTNIFCADQGFWSEWTQDCFSVPRKEDKQLFILIPVILSLSISLIIFMLIGQCKKRSPAGKPLHTSVGF encoded by the exons ATGGCTCCCTGGAGGCTGCCCCTGCTCGTGGCtctgctgtggggctggctgctggcctcctcctcctcctcacccagcACAG TTGCTCCCCCACAAGACCTGCAGATCACTGACCCCGGGCTCCTGGGCTCCCTGGATGTGGAGTGGAAGCCTCCTCCCCACGCCCAGACCTTGCAGGAGTGCACAGTAAAATACAAGCTTGAATATCACAGCACTGGGGATAGAGACTGGAAG GTTATTTTTACTAGGAAGCTAAAACTCAGAGTTGGATTTGACCTCAGCAGGACTGCTGAAGTGAGGCTGCAGACACTGCTCAAAGGAAGGTGCACAGGTGAcgtggaggtgcagagtgactgGATTTATGCAACCTTTCAGATCCCACCACAAG GAAAACTTGAATCAGAGGTCCAGAATTTCAAGTGCATCTATCATGACTGGGAATACCTGAAGTGCACCTGGCAGCCCGGTCTCCTCACACCTCGTGGCGCACATTATGGGCTCTATTATTG GTACGAGGGGCTGGAGCAGACAACACAGTGTGCTCAGTACATCCAGGAGCAGGGGCTGAACCTGGGCTGTGTGCTGCACAACCTGAGCCAGGCAGAGTACCGGGATCTGCACATCTGCGTCAATGGCTCGGCAGCAGCCGCCCAGCTCCGGCCGCTGTACAGCACCCTGCGCCTGCACAACCTCG cccagccctcggccccggagcagctgcagctctcgCTGTCCGCAGCCCAGGAGCTGAGGGCCGCCTGGAGCCCGCCGGGCGGGCGGGTGCCGCCGCACTGCCTGGAGTACGAGGTGCAGGTGGCCGAAGACGCGGCGGCCTGGGCG TTTGTTTCGACCCAAATGGAAACTGCTGTAACAATTTCCAGAGCAAACCAAAGCCATGTTTCATGTGTTCGTGTCAGGGGGAGAACAAACATTTTCTGTGCAGACCAAGGCTTCTGGAGTGAATGGACGCAGGACTGTTTCTCTG TGCCCAGAAAAGAGGACAAGCAGCTATTTATTCTCATTCCAGTAATCCTGAGTTTGTCAATTAGCCTCATAATATTTATGTTGATTGGCCAGTGCAAGAAAAG ATCCCCAGCAGGAAAGCCATTGCACACATCTGTGGGATTCTAA